The sequence ggcgatcagaataatccccggatcagggtgacccctgaaataggaataagggacagaatttagataatgtagaaccccaatgacgtgtggtgcgccttggagcgatccagtatgtagatgccggggggatcaggacaggtgtcacactggaaaatggcgtcctttctgatccccctgttaccccacactctgcacttcttctggggtctcccgttctccagtgtgggggacgtcacctggaaaatgctccatggctgctaaatattagggcgctattactgcttctgatattttcgtatcgtgccgcaagctacagggcagcgagggaccagaagagggggtgctggtataaaagttatccccgtacaggtggtgacctttatccagcagtgggaagatcagttcccggacgatcttcccacttgttccgaggatggggggggagggggcatctgggggctgcattcgggtgtcccttccttcatacactctaagggtacatgcacactgcggaatcgcgacagataacccttcgtgcattccacagctggcacccacaggcggactgatgcaggcgcacgtctccacacgtgtcatagactccattctatgcacgggcggattccgctctccgtccaacgtattcattctttggatggacgacggaatccgcccgtgcatagaatgaagtctatgacacgggtagagacatgcgcccacatcagtccaccggtgggtgccagctgcggaatgcacaaagggttatccttcgccattccgcagtgtgcacatactctaaatctgtaagtgtaccctgaggtacgctcacagagtttgtagaatttcacaccataccgtcatctcttattgggacggtactggcggaaaagacgtgtctggggggcagcgtacgctacgctacccccagacacgtcactggatgatgaggatgaggatgaatggaggaaagaaggatcccccccattcatccttactggctgtttcggtgtcggaggcaataataacgtatccctctgacgccgaaaacaccctgggggccatctttatatggggtatgtagtggtgtagtgtcaaactttattcaatgtagtgtagtgtggtgtaatgtagtgtttttttacgtgttttttattacagtaagtataaaaaaaaaaacctacgccaacaaaggagttgctgataaatgccgcacttatgtgcggcacttataagcagaccgtggcagtagaatatagaaaaaaaaaacaccctacgccaaaaaggaggagttgctgattagcagcgcactttcgtgcgatgctgatcaacactcagcggcgatagggtgcggaaaatagaaaaaaaaattttggaaaaaaaaaaaaaacttttttacattctgaacatccctgtagctgctgataagtgtattacacatatcagctgctagagggcagcagagcgcaaaatacggaaaaagccgacgctggagccgaaaatagccgagagaagccgaacgtgacgtcacggaggaagccgaagacccgaacgaacacgaggacgcagcgaacccggaagacgccgatcaggagcccgggacaggtgagtaatgtacaaatacctgctctggacccctcggctacctagctgaggggtccagggcaggtatttactattttgtgggactctgatcgccgtgccaccggcccgatcgccgttaacggccggccgttcacgccggtcgggccggtggcacggcgatcaccattactttttacagtaatggcggtcggtgccgtcctcggacagcaccgaccgccattttttcccgggtcatcgggtcaccgatgacccggaaaggttccgatcgccgctattggctgatctgaattgatcagcctatagcggcgatcgtaagcacggggggtgttaaccacccccgtgccgagaagctatgatggcctgctatgatttatagcaggccatcttccccgatctcggtgtgcgaacacgcagcgatcggggaaacatcgggcgtaaatttacgccctgatacgccaagtaccagggcgcgagggcgtaagtttacgcccgatgtcgttaaggggttaaaaaaaggagaggaacagatccgatttttttatgtacacaaaaatgtggttgacaacATTTTTCTGAATGATATAATCAATCATATGGAAACAGAACCAatgaaatggatggaaaaaagtgaacccagcctaagcagatGTGTCCTAATCTAGCAAATGAACCCAAAAAAGCTGTGTCCTTCTTCTTTGGCTAGGCAGCATAATACACAGGGGAATCTTATTACACAGCTCTTGGTGTAAGGTTCAGAAAATCTCTGCCTAATTAGTTTTTTACTGAATCATTTCCCATTGAAATCCAGGTTTGTGATTTGCTTTTGGTAAATGTAATGCTAGTTTCACGCCTAATTTTTGGCATTTTTCCAGTATTTTTTAGCCAGGTGGGGCCCAAAACAGAGAAAAGAATGCAAATCAGCGGATTTACTAATCATAGGCATTTGCGAAAAGTCTTATAATTTCTTCTACGGTCACTTACTATTTTTTCTTAGAACCAAAAGATCCACTTGAAGCCTTGCTCCTTATGTTGCTCCTCATTTTCCTCATGTCATCCTCACTATATTTCTCTCCTTGGTTTTCTCTTCTTGAAAGGTGTCACAGTGAATGGAAAACTGAGTGAAGACGGGAACAGCTTGGTAACATTTGGCTTGGAGAATACCAAAACGTATTTGAAGGTTGAGATTAATGCAGAGAATATCACTGTTATACAAGATGAACAAGCTACTGTCTATGACTGGATGGCAGccattgaaagtcaggggtcagtGATACAACTTTTTATTTACTATTTCAATTCTGGATACAATGTGGTACTGATTTGTGTTTGGGAATATGATTTGTGTCTGGCAATATGATAAATCAGTTGTGATTTCTCAACATTTATATGGTAGAGTAAAAATATTGGACCTGATTGTGATTACAAATTTTCATGATTGTGATCATACGAAATATAATGGTTTGTTCACTTTCATTTGTTCATATTTAGGCATTTATTcagttttttggggggcaattcattcatttttttaaattcatataCGGTCATTCATGTTTATTCATTCAAGTGTGTTTGATTATTCATCCACTTGTATTTGTtttctttaatttatttatttatcaccaTCCATTTTAGATTTGTTTACATGTAACCATAGATACCTTTATTCTTTTTGTCAATTGCTCACTTACATGCATTCAACCATTCTTATGTTTGCTCATTCTATTGGTCATTCGTCAGTCTTTCCTCTCCAGTTTGGTGGCCATTCTACTAGTCATTCCTTGTTCTCCATTATCACTGCATGAAGAGTCATGATGTTTGTTTTCTTTGTAGAATTCTGAAAACCAAAAGTAATCAAATTACTTTTCCTCTTGATGTTGGAGCCAATGTTACCATTATGCTTAGTGGGAAGTCGCTGCACCAGTCCTTTTCTATAGACAGTCAGTACTCAGCTGTGAATCGCACCATCGGGATAATCGGTATGACGTGAAACTGAATTATTAACACCAATGGCCGCAGATAGAGAGAGACTAGGGAGTGGGAAAGGGAGGTTAGGAATAACTAATGAAAATGGGGGAGGAGAAAGATGGAAGGAAGAAATAGGACAAAACGAATTAGGAAAATGGAAGGGGTAGGGGAGAAATGGAGGAGTAAAAATAAGTGGGTAGGGTTAGAGGAGTGAAATCTGATGGGAGGATTGAAGGCCCAGAAATGATAGGAGAGTATCAGGAGCAGAACAGGGAAAAGAGAGGCTTAAATGGGCAATGGTAATAAGATGGAGATAAAAGAATGGAGGTAATATAATAGAATGGTTTATGAGGGTGGAGCGCTTCTCCAATGACATAACTTGCATGATTTTTTACATTTCAGGCCAGCTTATTAATAATAATGTAAGATTGGACTCAGATTCCTTCACCATTGGGCCAAAGATCATCTCTGTTCACAGGTACAAACATCACTTTATTGTATCCACACATCAATAAAACTGGAAAAATCTGCTGCTGGCTGCTACTTTGCTAATGGCAAAATACAGATCCAATACAGATGTGAAAATGGCtcaaaaagcagcccccccaacttttaaaaaaaaatctccataaaaataatgaggcttttggttaccatttgcaaatagtgtaaagtaTCCCAAGAtggtggtgggatggtttacactatttgcaaattgTATACCAAGAGCCTcagtatttttatggagatttttttttagcagttgaggGGCCGCTTTTAGTCAGTTTCACATATGTATTGagcctgtatcttgccattagcggtgagcttttgcattttttgtgttttagcCATGGCAATTTgcccctgcctagtgtgaatggtgttgtacgagagctgaccaaatttgtctttttttgctgGCTGCCACTTGCCTATCAAGAGTCCACATGTTCATCAAAAGACATATACACATTACCATacacctctccctcctcctcacaaCCAGCAGAGACCTCCATGGAAATTAGTGGCTGGATAACATTTGTTTGTAATGTTTTCTGTTTAGGGCTACTAACTGTGATTTGACACCACACGGGGAGGAGCGTCAAGACCACTGTCAGCACATCCGCCTCAACCCAGAAAACCCGTTTGGCGGACCTGGATACATTCTATCAGAAATCTTTACGATTCCACAGTAATACCAATGATAAGAAAGATATAATAATAGAGTGTAGAAAATAATCTGTAACCTAAGATTAAATATGGTTTCTGTTATTTGCTCTTTTGTCATTTGTCTCATGAGTCATTAATCATTGCACTTAGTAATATGTTATACATCGTGGATGGtaccttgtctttttttttttttagaggcaaATTTCTTATTACAGAGCTGTATTTGACCATAATCCAATAGAAGTTAAATAcagatgtgtgtttgtgtgtgtatactgtatgtagtttcAACCTTAACTGTCTTATAGAGTGCAAATACCCACCAGTAAAATGCAAACAGTATAAATTTCTAGGAGACGACATCAGTGAATTTCAAGGATTTCAGTGACATTTGGAAAAACTATACTCACATTTGCAGGGCATATTGTTCCACAAACATGGTAGctagggccggctccaggtttttgcgggcccttgggtgaGAAAGCCTCAGAGGGCCCCTCATCCAACCATTTCTGACTGACAGACAtacttactgactgactgacacacacacacacacacacacacattggtgACTGATACGCacatttactgactgacacatatgCACACATACGCACaacacagctcagtcttctccctcttcctctctgctgtgctgatctccacactgtagtattgaggacctgtggATCATGTGATtgggtccttcatccctctctctgcaagacgctgacaggtcctgctctttctctattttctgatgttcagtcagatcaccctgcactacagttagGTGGCTGAACATCAAAACAACGGGCCCcttgaggtgctgtgggccccagcacttgctgATGCTGACTCTGGTGGTAGCTGCGGGTCCAAAGAACCAGACACTGCATCAGGGAATGGGTGAATTGTGCATAGTAAGCAGAACAGGTCATGAACAGGAGGATCAGCAATGTACCAGGGTCGAGGCAGCAGCATAGTAAATCAGGCGCAGCATCAGGGCAGTTGGCTTCAGATGCCGGTCAGACAGTCCGGGTGAACAACGTGATAGACAGAAACTGAGCTGCTTGACATGGATGCCACTGCCATATAACtggccattttaaaggggttatccaatgttacaaaaacatggccacttttgccccactgttgtctccagttcaggtgtggtttgccattaagctccatttacatcaatggaactgaatttcaaaccccacccaatctggagacaagagtggggcaaaagtggccatgtttttatagcactggataacccctttaagtggctgtTGACACTACGGAAAACAGGTGGGGTTCTGCtcggaatttctgcctgttttccatAGTGTCAATGGGCCCTAAAAGGGACAGTGATCGGCAGATAAACCAGCAAATGCTTTGTTTGCTGTTTGAATTTTTGTACAGCCATTCAAATTATCGTTTTTGGCCAAACATCTTCCAGTTTAAACAGTTTGCTGCTGCTAGTTGAATGCATTGGGCTTTATTAGTAATTTTTGTAGTACTCCTTTAACGTCTTTATTCCTCAGAGCATATATTAGGGGATTCAGCATTGGTGTTATAACAGCATAGAACACAGTGATGAAGCTGTTCACTGATGTATACACTGACATTGGTTGTACATACACAATGATCCCAGTCCCATAGAAAATTGACACCACCATTAAATGTGATGCACAAGTAGAAAATGTCTTCTGTCTTCCCTCCCTTGAATTAATTCTCAAGATGGTTTTCACAATGCAGCTGTAAGACACAAGAATTAACAGAAAGCAAAATGGTCCAAGGACTCCTGGAGTGGTGGCCAGGAGGATCTCGTCCAGTGAGGAGTCTGAACATGAAAGTTTCAAAAGAGGTGTAGCATCACAAAAGAAATTATCAAGCTCATTGGGTCCACAAAATGAAAGTCTCAAGAGGAAGCCAGTGTGGAACGTCGAATGGGCAAAGCCACCGAGCCAGGCACAACCGGCTAGAAAAacacagactgctctcctcatCAGAATTGTATATCGTAATGGGTTACATATAGCCACAAAGCGGTCATATGCCATGACAGCTAGGAGGAACATCTCTGAGCTCCCCAGGACATGAAAGAAATACATCTGAGCAATGCAACCATAGAATGAGATCCTCCTGTTATTGGTGGAAAGGACATTGAGCAGTTTAGGGACAGTCACCGAAGAGTAACATAGATCAAGGAAGGACAGGTGGCTGAGGAAGAAATACATAGGGGTGTGAAGGCAAGAATCCAGCTGTATGACCAGGAGGATCAGCACATTTCCCACAAATGTAATGATATAGACAAACATAAAACTAAGAAACAGGAGGAATTGGACTTCATACATAGAGGTGGGAACGGAGAGGAAGAATTCTCGTACAATGGTGTggttaaagaataaaaaatattcagAGAAGTTCATCTGacaaaaatcaggaaaaaaataatgaatcagAAGAAAAACATTTCATAATATAAATCTGTACTGAAAATTGTttgtacttatttttatttttatattcaaCAATAGGGCAGTAACAACCTGTCTTTTATGATATAGAGGTTTGTTGTCAGCACTAATAGATGGAATGGCTTGTACTGTGGTATAGAGTGTATGGATCTCATGAACGTTTGTCCATTGGATACAAAAGTAACATCAAGTTTAAAATGTTCAATGTAATTAATGTAGGAGGTgtgagggaggcatttattattttctgttcTATTATTATAAATATCTGCCTTGTTCAATGGGAGCCCATGTAAACAGTCCATAGTGCTTAGTTTGCAATCCTTTGGGATTGTTGTATTCAGTTCACAGTGCAATTAATTCATACAGACCTCAGGAAAGTACTTACAATTTCTTCTAATAAAGAAATGGCTGACTCAATGACTTTTACATTTCTCCGGCAGATCTGTAGGTATTAAATTAACACAGTGATTCAGTCCTTCCTGAGTGTTTTTCTAGTAGTAGCAGCATTGGAAGTATATAATATGGTACATAGACATAATGACAATACAAACTGTTAAATCAAATGTGTCATGTAATCAGTAGAAGGATACAAGCTTATTTAAAGTAGGatacagaaataaaaataaactacgTTAACCGTTAGTTTTATCAGCCCTTTAGCTTGTAGAAAGCCACATAACTGTCCTGAGCATTGCCCATAGCAGACAAGCAAAACTTGCCCtactccaccggacgattatcgtttgtataatcaataacgattaacgatctcaaatgaccgctattgcaaaagacctgaaaacgttcactcatttccatggaacgataatcgttacttacgatcgtaattgtgatcgtttttcttcgctatttattcgctattgcgttcgtatctattgcaaacgaccgaacgatgtcttattcaatgcgaacgatttgcgaacgttttgcgaacgagcaactataaaaataggtccaggtcttataaagcgatcaacgatttctcgttcgtctgttaatcgttaactgcataagacctggacctatttttatcgttgcttgttttcaggtctttcgcaatagcggtcgtttgagattgttaatcgttaacgattatgcaaacgataatcgtccggtggaatagggcccttacctgggcaacatctgcaaagagtttgtatgttctctccgtgtttgcgtgggtttcctccggtttCTTCCCACACCCAAaatatacagataggtgaatttagattgtgagccctaatgtggacagggaccaaaattgacgAACTATGTCAAGTGCTGCAGAGTCAgtttgcgctatacaaataaaagcattattattatgctTAAACCGGTCTTTTTTGTAGACAGGTGgcttttattttatggttaataGATGGCCGCATGTATACTGTGGGAGATGCTTGAGACAATTATGGGACATTTTAGTAGCTATGTAACttgactaagggtccttttacacaggcagatatcttacagatttttccaaccaaaaccaggaacagactataaacatagaacaggtcataaagtacaGACTTCTCTTCTTTTCCAATCCGTTCCTggctgtggtaaaaaaaaaaatctgtcagatatctgtgtgtgtaatagggcccctaggaCCATGTTGCCAGACAGATATTTTTGTGATATGGAGCTCTATATGTGAAGGGCAATATGCTCTTGTCTACGttatatgcatatatacatatatgaattCTTATTACTCCTTTATATAAGCTTGCATCTTAGTAATGATTACAGGACACATTTGATATAACAGTGTGAATTGATATTATACCTATGacattttattatgttttcctaTGTAGCTGCTACttgcaaaaacaacaaaaactaaaTTAATACCTACTGATATATGAGGGCTTGGAATATAACTTTACACTCTTGATGAATTGCACTGTGAATTAAATAAAATAGTCAGATGGATTGCGGTATATCTGATAGTCATGGATTTTCTATGTATCCAAGTGAGTTATAGAATCCTTCCAGAAAGCATCACAAGACTAGGGTGTGCAGTGCCAACAAATCAGAAAGCTGACCAGAAGTGGCTGTGATTGATAATTGTTACCTTTCCATCGGGGACCGCAGTGAACTGTTAAACCTAGGACATGCATTTATGCCATCAGATCAATTAGAGTCCATGTTTTATGAACATTATACCAGAATCAGTGATTTATTATATACCTATAGATTTCACTGGGGATTTTGTCTCTGTGGAATTTTACTAATGAACTGAAGTAAATACTAAAAATAGAGTAAGCAACAATTACCACAGAGCTGAGATTATTATAATGTAATGACCCAGCTGACACAGGCCAATTATTTATTACTAATTATGGATCTCTATCACAACATTCTGTGTTAtacaccgatcagccataacattacaaCCACCTGCCTAATATTATGTACAGTAAGTCCCCAGTGTGCTGCCAGAAAGCTGTGACCTCTGAAGGTGTTCTgtggtcagtagtggattataataggggcgttttgggcggcagcccggggccctgagctcctggggggcccatgaccacccaaaaagacttatactttcatgatttgcaaaaaatcactgcttttttatgacaattttgcacaaatcaggacatcattacattatctatcctgaactatgaacaccaggctagtgctgccatagttacagtggggtggggggcccaggcttggtgaacagcccggggcctatggtaaaattaatccgcccctgcctgtgGTCATTGCTAGCTCCAGGTTAACATAGGTACAGTATTACTTGTCATGTGCATACGCTGTAGTTGATATATGTACAATGCTTTACATTCCTTTTGCTCCCACTTTTGGTGGATTGTATGTAAGCGTTTCAGAGGTAGGTCTCATGACCTTCCCACACAGATTTCTCATAGAAGCCACTAGAAAGTTATGTGAAGTAATCCGCCAGTGCAACCATCTCTCACAGAGGACTTGAACAAACCAGTCAGTGTCATATTCTTGCTTAGGCCAGTGAAGGCGCTCCTGTGAGCATGTGCGGAAACCTAGTtagtcctgtctctgccagagcaACATCCAAGTTGAGCTTCAAGTCTAGTCAGTCTAGGTTATTGGTTGTGATTTTCACACTATCACATAAAGTATATTTACACTGCAGTATCCCACAACCCTGTGTTTGTGCTGTGCATTTCATACTATATGCGGTTTGGCACTATACTCCATTTTATTCAGTATCTACAGGATTTTGTGTAAGATGAAGGATATGTACTGCATTTACTGTGTTCTGTTCCAATTTACTGACAGCAACCATAGGCTGCTGGTTAACAAAGGGTTAAGTGTATATATGTTTTGTAGCATGTaatctgtcctgccaccctcagAAACTCTGTCAGTGGGCTTATGTTGCCCTATGTAAGTgtagcatgaactagtgacagagaagctgaacagaatgatgcatcacttacattgttctgtgcagttgTTTCAGAGATATTATTCAGAATGACATGGACAATAATTAtttctctccattgtgtgcatgagCCTAGTggtcctgaatattcatgagcagcagaaaactcctcccaccagcttctgattggcagttatctatctatgctgtttaTAAGACtgtggactatcggtaccgccactcacagaaaggggaaatgacccaaggatggtgtagctcgtgggtaggtgctggtgcaagaatcactgagtcccaatagaataaataaacttttcctTTTACTGAAATTTTCTGTGATACAGGTGAataatataactagagatgagcgaacctcgagcat is a genomic window of Dendropsophus ebraccatus isolate aDenEbr1 chromosome 4, aDenEbr1.pat, whole genome shotgun sequence containing:
- the LOC138789307 gene encoding olfactory receptor-like protein OLF1, which codes for MSELRACLSSSEPVCSMNFSEYFLFFNHTIVREFFLSVPTSMYEVQFLLFLSFMFVYIITFVGNVLILLVIQLDSCLHTPMYFFLSHLSFLDLCYSSVTVPKLLNVLSTNNRRISFYGCIAQMYFFHVLGSSEMFLLAVMAYDRFVAICNPLRYTILMRRAVCVFLAGCAWLGGFAHSTFHTGFLLRLSFCGPNELDNFFCDATPLLKLSCSDSSLDEILLATTPGVLGPFCFLLILVSYSCIVKTILRINSREGRQKTFSTCASHLMVVSIFYGTGIIVYVQPMSVYTSVNSFITVFYAVITPMLNPLIYALRNKDVKGVLQKSENRERAGPVSVLQREG